The genomic DNA ATCTTGCAGATAAGTGTGAAGTTCAATTGTCATATGCTATAGGAGTAGTTGAACCTACATCAATTAAAGTTGATACTTTTGGAACAGGAAAAGTAAGTGAAATTGAACTTGCAAATGCTGTAAAAAAAGTATTTGATTTAACACCTAGAGGAATAGAAAAAGAATTAGAATTAAGAAGTGGAAAATTTAATTATCAAGATTTAGCAGCATTTGGTCACATAGGTAGAACTGACTTAGATCTTCCATGGGAAAAATGTAATAAAGTAGAAGAATTAAAAAAAGCTTTAAATAAATAATGTTTTTGAGAAGTTTTAATTTTAAAATTAAAACTTCTTTTTTTATTTGACAAAAGTAAAAAGAAGTTTTTTAAAAAAATATTGACAATTATACAGAAAAAGTGTATTCTAATTGGTAGATATTAAATACTGGAGGCACAAAAATGAAAACTCTTATTTTAGGAATCGCTTCACAATTTAATAATAACAATAATAATATGTCGAGATTTGGACTTTAAGTAGCATAGATTATCTACTTGTGGTACAAATCATTTTTCAGTTTAAAAAGATTTGTACCCGACATTGTAAAGATAAACCATTCGGGTACAACCGAATGGTTTTTTTATTAATAGACAAAAATTTTAATTTTTATAGAGGAGTGAGAATTATGATAAAAAATTATGATTGTAAGTTAGATCTTTTTGAAACGGAGGTAGCAATAAAAAAAGTAAAAGACTTTTTTGAAAGAGCTCTTGCATATGAATTAAACTTAACTAGAGTTTCAGCACCATTATATGTAAGAAAATCTTCTGGATTAAATGATGATTTAAGCGGAATGGAAAGACCTGTAAGATTTGATACTCATTGGGATGGACAAGAGGAATACCAAATAGTACATTCTCTTGCTAAATGGAAAAGAATGGCATTAAAAAGATATGAATTCCCAATTCATACAGGACTATATACTGATATGAATGCAATAAGAAGAGATGAAGATTTAGATAATATTCATTCTATGTATGTTGATCAATGGGACTGGGAACTTGTAATTGATAAAAAAGAAAGAACAACTGAAACTTTACAAACAATTGTAAAGAAAATATATGAAGCATTAAGAAAAACAGAAGAATATGTAAATAGAGAATATCCAGTATTTTCTAAGAAATTACCTGAAAATATTTTCTTTATTACATCTCAAGAGTTAGAAGATAGATACCCAGATTTAACAGCTAAGCAAAGAGAAAATGAAATATGTAGAGAATATAAGGCTGTATTTATATCTCAAATAGGAAAAACATTAAACTCTGGAGAAAAGCATGATGGAAGAGCTCCAGACTATGATGATTGGGAATTAAATGGAGATATTCTAGTATGGAACCCAGTATTAGAGCAAGGATTTGAATTATCTTCAATGGGTGTTAGAGTAAGTGAAGAAACATTAGAACTTCAATTAAAATTAGCAAACAGAGAGGAAAGAAAAGAATTAGCATTCCATAAATCTCTACTTGCAAAAGAACTTCCATATACAGTAGGTGGAGGAATAGGACAATCAAGAATATGTATGTTTTTCTTAGAAAAATTACATATAGGAGAGGTTCAAGCTTCATGTTGGCCAGAAGAAATGGTTGATAGTTTTGCTAAAATAGGAGCAAAGTTTCTATAATAGTAAAAAGGCTTCAGAATATTCTGAAGTCTTTTTTTATGAAAAGATTTAAATGTAAAATACAATAAATTAGATAGCAACAAACCACTGGTAGGGTTCCAGTGGTTTGTCTAGTTCGTTATCTAATATATAAAATATCTTGGGGAAAGATTTGTATGTAAGTATATTACAATTTTTATATGTCGTTTTTGTTACATTTAAAAGAAAAATACTATTCTTCGTTATTTTTTTTCTCAAAGCTAATAAGAATAGGCGATCCTTCAAATCCGAAAGCTTCTCTAAATTTATTTTCCACATATCTAGCATAAGAAAAGTGTATAAGTTCTGGATAGTTACAGAATAAAACAAATCTTGGTGGTGCTACAGAAACTTGTGTAGCATAATTTATTTTAACAACTCTTCCTTTTCTTGTAGGTGGATTGTTCATCATAACAATTTCTTTAAGTACACTGTTTAAGATACCAGTAGAAACTCTTTTATTATATTCTTCGAATATTTGATCAGCTATTTCTAATAATTTTGTTGTTCTTTGTCCAGTAAGTGCAGAAACAAATTCAACAGGAGCATAGCTTAAGAAAGGTAATTCTGCTAGAAGACTTTCTCTCATTTTTTCCATAGTATTTGTATTTTTATCTACAAGGTCCCATTTATTAACTACTATAATGATAGGTTTTAATTCTTCAGCAGCTATTCCAGCAATTCTTTTATCTTGTTCTGTAAGTCCTTCTTGTCCGTCTAACATAAGAAGACACACATCTGCTCTTTTAATAGTTTTTATAGCTCTTAAAACAGAATAATATTCAAGACTTTCTTCTACTTTAGATTTTCTTCTAATACCTGCAGTATCAATAATCATATATTTTTTATCATCAAATTCTATTATAGTATCAATTGCATCTCTTGTTGTACCGGCAATATTACTAACAATAGTTCTTTCTTCACCAGATAACTTATTAACAAGTGATGATTTACCTGCATTTGGTTTACCAATAATAGCAAGTTTTAATACATCTTCATCATCTTCAGGAATATCAATTTTTTCAACAATATCAGTAACCATGTCTAACATATCTCCAAGGTTTACTTTATGCTCTCCTGAAATTCCGATAAGATGTTCAAATCCTAGAGCCCAAAATTCATATATTTCATTTTGTTGTTCAATGTAGTTATCAATTTTATTAACACAAAGTATAACAGGTTTATTCTTTTTTCTAAGAATATATGCAATTTCTTCATCTAATGGATTTACACCGCATTTTCCGTCTACTACAAATAGTATAACATCAGCTTCGTTCATAGCAACTTCAGCTTGTTCTTTAATTTTTGTCATCATAAATTCGTTGTTTCTAGGCTCTAATCCTCCAGTATCAACTACAACAAATTCAGTTCCATTCCATTCAGTTTCTCTATATAATCTATCTCTTGTTACTCCAGGAGCATCGTCAACAATTGCGATTTTATCTCCTACAAGATTATTGAATAAAGTTGATTTTCCAACATTTGGTCTTCCAACTATTGCAACAATAGGTTTCATTATATAACCTCCTATTTATTTTCTTTTATTTTGTTTTTTAAATTTATCTTCTCTTGGAATTACAATATCTTTTTGTTTTTGTTTTCTATTATTATCTTTTTCAACAAAAAGTTTTTTCCCAGTAAATGGGTTAATTTCTGTATAATACATAAGTGTAGAGTATGTAGATGGAGTTGGAGTAAATACCTGTACTTGTTCAGGGTTTACCTTTAACTCTCTAGAGGCAAATCTCTTTAGATCTAACATATCTTTTTCATCACATCCTGGATGAGCTGCAATCAGATAATAAGTTAAGAATTGTTTCATACCTAATTTATTATTTATTTGATAAAATTGATCTTTGAATTTTTTTAGGGGAGCTTTTCCTTGTTTACCCATCAGATTTAATACTTTGTCTTCAGTGTGTTCTGGAGCTATTTTCATCTGTCCAGACACATGATCTTTTATTATATCTTCTAAGTATAATTGTCCACATTTACTATCGTCAAGAATCATATCGTATCTAATACCTGAAGCAATAAAGATTTTTTTAATATTTTTTATTTTTTTCAATTTATTTAATAAGTCAATTTGTTTAGTATGATTTATTTTTAAAGCCGGACATTTTTCAGGATAAAGACAACGTCTATCCCTACAAGCTCCTAACTTTAATTTTTTAGCACATTCTATTTGATACATATTAGCAGTAGGACCACCTACATCTGCAATATATCCTTTAAACTTTGGTGCAGATGCTAAAGTTTCAACTTCTTTTATAATTGAATCTTCAGTTCTAGATATAACAGTTCTACCTTGGTGAATAGCAATTGCACAGAAATTACATTCTCCATAGCAACCTCTATGAGTTGTAACAGAATTACGAATTGTATCTAATGCTCTTACATTTCCCATTTTTTTGTAGTATGGATGTACACCTCTTTCAAAATCCATTGAATAAATTTCATCTAATTCTTCACTTGTATAGTTTTCACAAGGTGGATTTTGTATAAGATATCTATCACCACATTGCTGATAAAGTCCTTTAGCTGTAATTGGATCACAATTTTGATAAAAAGTATTAAAAGCTTCGATAAATTTGTACTTATCGTTTTTACATTCTTCAAAAGAAGGTAGTTTAAGATAACCATTTTTTTCTTCTTTTGATATATAACAAAGTCCTCTTATATCTTCCCATGGAGTATTATTTTTTAATGCATTAGCAAGTTGGAGCATTGATTTTTCACCCATTCCATATGAGATTATATCAGCTTTAGCATCAAAAACTATAGGTCTACGAAGAGAATTGCTCCAATAGTCATAGTGAGTAATTCTTCTTAAACTAGATTCAATACCGCTAATTACAATAGGAATTGGACTATTTTTAAAAAATCTTCTAATCAGATTTGTGTATACAATTACTGCTCTGTCAGGTCTTTTATTATTTTCACCACCTGGAGTAAAATCATCAGTTCTTCTTTTTTTCTTAGTAGCAGTATAATTAGCAACCATTGAATCTACACAGCCACCTGAAATACCCCAATAAAGTTTTGGCTCTCCTAATCTAGTGATATCGCTATCATCATCTATATTAGGTTGAGCAATAATTCCAACTTTAAATCCATGTTTATAAAGCCATTTTCCAACTATTGCAGTTCCATTATATGATGTATCAATATAAGTATCCCCAGAAACCAAAATAATATCTAATTGTTTCCATCCTAATTTTTTTACCTCGTCCATTGTAGTAGGTAAAAACATAATATCACCTAATCTTTTCTTTAATATTTACTATAATATATTTTACCATAAAATACCAAAAGTTCCTAAAAAATACTAATGAATAATAGAATATTCTATATATTAAATTTTTAGACAAAAAAAACCATACCGAAAAACAGTATAGCTTTTAATTCTAAATATTAAATTTCTAAATAGAGCGAAATTTTTACTGTTATATATATTATTATTTCCAATACTAAATATGATACTTTATATTCACTCAATTTGCAAGTGAAAAATAATTAAAAAAATATGTAAAAATTTATTTTCTTAACACAAAATTTTTGAATTTTTTCTTCACATACAAAACACATTTAAAATAATAAAGTGGAAACTCGGTATTATATCAGGCTTTAATTTTTGGAAATGTACTTTTATTGAACTTAAAGACATGGCTATTATAGAAAGTTTGAAAAATGATTGCAAATTACTGACAATTGTAATATAATATTTGTTGAAAATGTGTTTAAAATGTGAAGTTGAAATTTGAAAATAGTATACTTTTATAATCGACATATTATTAATAAAAATTAAGATAATTAACATATA from Fusobacterium hominis includes the following:
- the asnA gene encoding aspartate--ammonia ligase, with the translated sequence MIKNYDCKLDLFETEVAIKKVKDFFERALAYELNLTRVSAPLYVRKSSGLNDDLSGMERPVRFDTHWDGQEEYQIVHSLAKWKRMALKRYEFPIHTGLYTDMNAIRRDEDLDNIHSMYVDQWDWELVIDKKERTTETLQTIVKKIYEALRKTEEYVNREYPVFSKKLPENIFFITSQELEDRYPDLTAKQRENEICREYKAVFISQIGKTLNSGEKHDGRAPDYDDWELNGDILVWNPVLEQGFELSSMGVRVSEETLELQLKLANREERKELAFHKSLLAKELPYTVGGGIGQSRICMFFLEKLHIGEVQASCWPEEMVDSFAKIGAKFL
- a CDS encoding YgiQ family radical SAM protein, producing MMFLPTTMDEVKKLGWKQLDIILVSGDTYIDTSYNGTAIVGKWLYKHGFKVGIIAQPNIDDDSDITRLGEPKLYWGISGGCVDSMVANYTATKKKRRTDDFTPGGENNKRPDRAVIVYTNLIRRFFKNSPIPIVISGIESSLRRITHYDYWSNSLRRPIVFDAKADIISYGMGEKSMLQLANALKNNTPWEDIRGLCYISKEEKNGYLKLPSFEECKNDKYKFIEAFNTFYQNCDPITAKGLYQQCGDRYLIQNPPCENYTSEELDEIYSMDFERGVHPYYKKMGNVRALDTIRNSVTTHRGCYGECNFCAIAIHQGRTVISRTEDSIIKEVETLASAPKFKGYIADVGGPTANMYQIECAKKLKLGACRDRRCLYPEKCPALKINHTKQIDLLNKLKKIKNIKKIFIASGIRYDMILDDSKCGQLYLEDIIKDHVSGQMKIAPEHTEDKVLNLMGKQGKAPLKKFKDQFYQINNKLGMKQFLTYYLIAAHPGCDEKDMLDLKRFASRELKVNPEQVQVFTPTPSTYSTLMYYTEINPFTGKKLFVEKDNNRKQKQKDIVIPREDKFKKQNKRK
- the der gene encoding ribosome biogenesis GTPase Der, whose amino-acid sequence is MKPIVAIVGRPNVGKSTLFNNLVGDKIAIVDDAPGVTRDRLYRETEWNGTEFVVVDTGGLEPRNNEFMMTKIKEQAEVAMNEADVILFVVDGKCGVNPLDEEIAYILRKKNKPVILCVNKIDNYIEQQNEIYEFWALGFEHLIGISGEHKVNLGDMLDMVTDIVEKIDIPEDDEDVLKLAIIGKPNAGKSSLVNKLSGEERTIVSNIAGTTRDAIDTIIEFDDKKYMIIDTAGIRRKSKVEESLEYYSVLRAIKTIKRADVCLLMLDGQEGLTEQDKRIAGIAAEELKPIIIVVNKWDLVDKNTNTMEKMRESLLAELPFLSYAPVEFVSALTGQRTTKLLEIADQIFEEYNKRVSTGILNSVLKEIVMMNNPPTRKGRVVKINYATQVSVAPPRFVLFCNYPELIHFSYARYVENKFREAFGFEGSPILISFEKKNNEE